In the Sinorhizobium arboris LMG 14919 genome, one interval contains:
- a CDS encoding TadE/TadG family type IV pilus assembly protein, whose product MPVFKRLLASRRGAAAIEFAVIAPLFFMCVLTLIAYGIYLSAAHSIQQIAADAARTAIAGLSEDERERLATDYIRRTTMNQTFINSARMNVTVRDDANNTNQFTVTISYDASDLPIWKLFTFALPGEQIERYATIRVGGI is encoded by the coding sequence ATGCCCGTTTTCAAGCGCCTGCTCGCCAGCCGTAGAGGCGCCGCCGCCATCGAATTCGCGGTCATTGCGCCGCTCTTCTTCATGTGCGTGCTGACGCTGATCGCCTACGGGATCTATCTGAGTGCCGCACACTCCATCCAGCAGATCGCCGCGGATGCGGCAAGGACTGCGATTGCGGGCCTTTCCGAGGATGAACGGGAGCGCCTTGCGACCGATTACATTCGGCGCACGACGATGAACCAGACCTTCATCAATTCCGCGCGCATGAACGTCACCGTTCGCGATGACGCCAACAACACCAATCAGTTCACCGTCACCATCTCATACGACGCAAGCGATCTTCCAATCTGGAAACTCTTTACCTTTGCCCTGCCGGGCGAGCAGATCGAGCGTTACGCGACGATACGGGTAGGAGGAATCTGA
- a CDS encoding GFA family protein produces the protein MEINQGGCLCGAVRFKTRGNLRELIFCHCSQCRKQTGLYYAATNVLDSEMELRGADDVTWYRSSKEAQRGFCRHCGSALFWKADGLDYTSILAGTFDSSVKLKPGYHIFCADKGDYYEIDDDLPHFAGPSA, from the coding sequence ATGGAAATAAACCAGGGCGGTTGCCTTTGCGGTGCCGTGCGCTTCAAGACGCGCGGAAACCTTCGCGAACTGATTTTCTGCCATTGCTCTCAATGCCGAAAGCAGACCGGGCTTTACTATGCGGCAACCAATGTGCTCGACAGCGAAATGGAACTTAGGGGCGCCGACGACGTGACCTGGTACCGTTCCAGCAAGGAGGCGCAACGCGGTTTCTGCCGGCATTGCGGGTCGGCGCTGTTCTGGAAAGCGGACGGACTCGACTACACGTCAATCCTTGCCGGCACGTTCGACAGCTCGGTGAAGCTCAAACCCGGCTATCACATTTTTTGCGCGGACAAGGGCGACTATTACGAAATCGACGATGACTTGCCGCACTTCGCCGGGCCAAGCGCCTAG
- a CDS encoding HAD family hydrolase codes for MSLPLVVFDLDGTLVDTAPDLVASLNHAVTQAGIEPVTYADLTHLVGHGARAMIERTFALRGRTIAEEELTWQMKEFVDFYHGSMPGESLPYPGLVEALDRLQDAGLKLAVCTNKPEMLAKRLLEGLGLLGRFAAISGGDTFTVRKPHADHLLSTVANAGGLAERAVMVGDSLNDVLVARNAAVPSIVVPFGYSDVPIESLLPDRIIGHFDELTPDLVETVLSRKPK; via the coding sequence GTGTCCCTGCCCCTAGTCGTCTTCGATCTCGACGGTACGCTTGTCGACACGGCGCCCGATCTCGTCGCCAGCTTGAACCATGCGGTGACGCAAGCCGGTATCGAGCCGGTGACCTACGCGGATCTCACGCATCTGGTCGGCCACGGCGCACGGGCCATGATCGAGAGGACTTTCGCGCTTCGCGGCAGAACGATCGCCGAAGAGGAACTGACCTGGCAAATGAAGGAATTCGTCGATTTTTATCACGGATCGATGCCGGGTGAATCCCTGCCCTATCCGGGGCTCGTCGAAGCGCTCGACCGGCTGCAGGATGCGGGGCTAAAACTCGCCGTCTGCACCAACAAGCCGGAAATGCTGGCAAAGCGACTTTTGGAAGGCTTGGGTCTGCTTGGCCGCTTCGCGGCGATATCCGGTGGCGATACCTTCACCGTTCGCAAGCCGCATGCCGACCACCTGCTGTCGACGGTCGCGAATGCCGGCGGCCTGGCCGAACGTGCGGTGATGGTCGGCGATAGCCTCAACGACGTCCTCGTCGCCCGAAACGCCGCCGTTCCGTCGATCGTCGTGCCGTTCGGATATTCCGACGTGCCGATCGAAAGCCTGTTGCCCGATCGCATCATCGGGCACTTCGACGAGTTGACCCCGGATCTGGTGGAGACGGTACTCTCCCGCAAGCCCAAATGA
- a CDS encoding LTA synthase family protein, whose protein sequence is MARIDSAVSSSQVYADGQGSSARYTRTLSGVRSALFTLLIAIALVFTVELIVRWSWPDTVAYFTDPMRPAWTTVAVFFLALLGVDALFGREHKAALLVAPLAVVPAFISQQKQVFLSDPLYPTDFLFGRQIMELMPVLVKDRPWTAVGIVAGLIAATVVSIILLRYAWQNFPRLTRWERLARIAFALPLLVAFWNIMDYNQFSWVRDRLRVIPIMWDQTENYRHNGFALAFAINLPMANVNAPAGYMADAIDRIPVKPLPAGTTHRGKPDVIVLMSESLWDPTRLPKVKLTPDPMPTIRELQGGDVFSPEFGGMTANVEFEALTGFSNAFLPYGSIPYQQYIRNPIPSLATFFRSEGYVSRAIHPFQGWFWNRTAVYKSFGFDMFRSEENMPPMQKRGIFASDESLTKEIIRQADEVEDPFFFFAVTLQGHGPYETNRYAKNTIKVEGDLPEADRRVLATYAQGVKEADDSLKMLMDWAKERDRETIIVLFGDHLPPLNSVYTNTGYMKGFTAERKGPKDQMKAEHETPLVVWSNKTGPKKDIGTISPAFLSYQVLKQAGYEHPYYTAFLGKVYDHYRVLDRYMLIRKNGKEVADWQRQPKIPASLRDYRFLQHDMMFGKRYSTERFFKSHAELYSAGL, encoded by the coding sequence TTGGCCCGTATCGATTCCGCCGTGAGCAGCTCTCAAGTCTACGCCGATGGGCAAGGCTCTTCCGCAAGATACACCAGAACTCTGTCGGGCGTCCGAAGTGCGCTCTTCACGCTTCTGATCGCGATAGCGCTCGTCTTCACCGTGGAACTGATCGTGCGCTGGTCCTGGCCCGACACGGTCGCATATTTCACCGACCCCATGCGTCCGGCCTGGACCACGGTCGCCGTCTTCTTTCTCGCCCTGCTTGGCGTCGATGCCCTGTTCGGCCGCGAACACAAGGCCGCGCTGCTCGTTGCGCCGCTTGCCGTTGTGCCGGCATTCATCAGTCAGCAGAAACAGGTCTTCCTCTCCGATCCACTCTATCCCACCGATTTTCTTTTCGGCCGGCAGATCATGGAGCTGATGCCGGTACTCGTGAAGGACAGGCCGTGGACCGCGGTCGGCATCGTTGCCGGGCTCATCGCCGCCACCGTCGTTTCCATTATCCTGCTGCGGTATGCGTGGCAGAACTTTCCCAGGCTGACGCGCTGGGAGCGGCTGGCGCGGATCGCATTCGCCCTGCCGTTGCTGGTCGCCTTCTGGAACATCATGGACTACAACCAGTTCTCGTGGGTCCGTGACCGGCTCCGGGTCATCCCCATCATGTGGGACCAGACCGAGAATTACCGCCATAACGGTTTTGCGCTTGCCTTCGCCATCAACCTCCCGATGGCTAATGTAAACGCGCCGGCCGGCTACATGGCGGACGCCATCGACCGAATTCCGGTAAAGCCGCTTCCCGCCGGCACGACCCATCGCGGTAAGCCGGACGTCATCGTGCTGATGAGCGAATCCCTTTGGGATCCTACCCGTCTTCCCAAGGTGAAGCTGACGCCCGATCCCATGCCGACGATCCGCGAACTGCAGGGCGGCGACGTCTTCTCTCCGGAGTTCGGTGGCATGACCGCCAATGTCGAATTCGAGGCGCTGACCGGCTTTTCCAATGCGTTCCTGCCCTATGGCAGCATCCCCTACCAGCAATATATCCGCAACCCGATTCCCTCGCTTGCCACCTTCTTCCGCAGCGAAGGCTATGTGTCGCGCGCCATCCACCCTTTCCAGGGATGGTTCTGGAACCGGACCGCCGTGTACAAGTCCTTCGGTTTCGACATGTTCCGCTCGGAAGAAAACATGCCGCCTATGCAGAAGCGCGGCATCTTCGCTTCGGATGAGTCTTTGACGAAGGAGATCATCCGCCAGGCGGACGAAGTGGAAGATCCTTTCTTCTTCTTCGCAGTGACCCTGCAGGGCCACGGTCCCTATGAGACCAACCGCTACGCGAAGAACACGATCAAGGTCGAGGGCGATCTCCCCGAAGCCGATCGCCGGGTGCTCGCCACCTATGCGCAGGGCGTCAAGGAGGCCGACGACAGCCTTAAGATGCTGATGGACTGGGCGAAAGAGCGGGACCGGGAGACGATCATCGTTCTCTTCGGCGATCACCTGCCGCCGCTGAATTCCGTCTATACCAACACCGGATACATGAAGGGCTTTACGGCCGAACGCAAAGGACCGAAGGATCAGATGAAGGCCGAGCACGAGACGCCGCTCGTCGTCTGGTCGAACAAGACGGGTCCGAAGAAGGACATCGGCACGATCAGCCCGGCCTTCCTGTCCTATCAAGTCCTGAAACAGGCCGGCTACGAGCACCCCTACTACACGGCGTTCCTCGGCAAGGTCTACGATCACTACCGCGTCCTCGACCGTTACATGCTGATCCGCAAGAACGGCAAGGAGGTCGCCGACTGGCAGCGTCAGCCCAAGATCCCAGCATCGCTGCGGGACTACCGTTTCCTGCAGCACGACATGATGTTCGGAAAGCGCTACAGCACCGAGCGCTTCTTCAAGTCCCACGCCGAGCTCTACAGCGCCGGCCTGTGA
- the rpiA gene encoding ribose-5-phosphate isomerase RpiA, which yields MDARQMKIKAAEAALEHVENGMRLGIGTGSTAEEFVRLLAEKVASGFQISGVPTSERTARLCVELGVPLKSLDELPELDLTIDGADEVDGKLRLIKGGGGALLREKIVASASARMIVIADETKVVDVLGAFKLPIEVNPFGQLATRLAIEKTAARLGLTGDIVVRASGDGPFMTDGGHLILDASFGRIPDADALAVELNAIPGVVEHGLFIDIASMAIIAGPEGARTLTAS from the coding sequence ATGGACGCCCGCCAAATGAAGATCAAGGCCGCCGAAGCGGCCCTTGAACATGTCGAAAACGGTATGCGGCTTGGAATTGGCACAGGCTCGACCGCTGAAGAATTCGTCCGGCTGCTGGCCGAGAAGGTCGCATCCGGCTTTCAGATCTCCGGCGTTCCGACGTCGGAGCGGACTGCGCGCCTCTGCGTCGAGCTGGGCGTGCCTCTTAAGTCGCTCGACGAGCTGCCGGAATTGGACCTGACCATAGACGGGGCCGACGAGGTCGACGGAAAGCTGCGCCTCATCAAAGGTGGCGGCGGTGCGTTGCTTCGGGAGAAGATCGTCGCGAGCGCTTCGGCGCGGATGATCGTCATTGCCGACGAAACGAAGGTCGTGGATGTGCTCGGCGCTTTCAAGCTGCCGATCGAGGTCAATCCTTTCGGTCAGCTCGCCACGAGGCTGGCGATCGAGAAGACCGCTGCGCGTCTCGGGCTGACCGGGGATATCGTCGTGCGGGCCTCCGGCGACGGACCCTTCATGACCGATGGCGGACACCTCATTCTCGATGCATCATTTGGCCGTATTCCTGATGCAGATGCGCTCGCGGTGGAGCTGAACGCCATCCCGGGGGTTGTTGAGCACGGGCTTTTCATAGACATCGCGTCGATGGCGATCATTGCCGGTCCTGAGGGAGCGCGCACGCTTACGGCGTCTTGA
- a CDS encoding DUF2059 domain-containing protein, whose amino-acid sequence MNKFAGLARTFATAAILVSVSVPAVQAQDVTEDQIKAARATIAALGVTNSFDNILPNLAERLKNTLIQASPNHQELITATVDEKALSLAGRRSDLEREAATIYAKTFTVEELNAIADFYNSTAGKKLLNDGPIASREMLKAADIWAAGVSRDLTTEATKSLDEKIGDVPAANAGTAAPAQ is encoded by the coding sequence ATGAACAAATTCGCAGGTCTTGCCCGCACTTTCGCTACCGCTGCAATTCTCGTTTCGGTTTCGGTTCCGGCGGTACAGGCACAGGACGTGACGGAAGATCAGATCAAAGCCGCGCGTGCGACGATCGCAGCGCTTGGCGTGACCAACAGCTTCGACAACATTCTGCCGAACCTCGCCGAGCGTCTGAAGAACACGCTGATCCAGGCATCGCCGAACCATCAGGAACTGATCACAGCGACGGTGGATGAGAAGGCGCTCAGCCTCGCCGGGCGGCGCTCGGATCTTGAACGCGAAGCCGCGACCATCTACGCGAAGACCTTTACCGTCGAAGAGCTGAATGCCATTGCCGATTTCTACAACTCTACCGCGGGCAAAAAGCTTCTCAACGACGGCCCGATCGCCTCGCGCGAGATGTTGAAAGCAGCCGACATCTGGGCGGCCGGCGTTTCCCGCGACCTGACCACCGAAGCAACAAAGTCGCTGGATGAAAAGATAGGCGACGTTCCCGCCGCAAACGCCGGCACCGCGGCGCCCGCGCAGTAA
- the gor gene encoding glutathione-disulfide reductase gives MSAFDYDLFVIGGGSGGVRSGRLAAALGKKVAIAEEFRYGGTCVIRGCVPKKLYVYASQFAEHFEDAAGFGWTAGESRFDWSKLVAAKEREIARLEGLYRKGLANAGAEILDTRAELVGQHTVKLLASGKTVTAERIVIAVGGHPSPHDALPGHELCITSNEAFDLPALPESILIAGGGYIAVEFANIFHGLGVKTTLIYRGKEILSRFDQDMRRGLHAAMEEKGIRIICEDIIQSVSPDADGRRVATTMKHGEIVIDQVMLALGRVPNTKGLGLEAAGVRTTELGAIIVDAFSRTNVPGIYALGDVTDRVQLTPVAIHEAMCFIETEYKNNPTSPDHDLIATAVFSQPEIGTVGITEEEAARKFEEIEVYRAEFRPMKATLSGRKEKTIMKLLVNAADRKVIGAHILGHDAGEMAQLLGISLKAGCTKDDFDRTMAVHPTAAEELVTMYQPSYRVRNGERIG, from the coding sequence ATGAGCGCTTTCGACTATGACCTCTTCGTGATCGGCGGCGGTTCCGGCGGTGTGAGAAGCGGCCGGCTGGCTGCGGCGCTCGGCAAGAAGGTGGCGATCGCCGAGGAGTTTCGGTACGGCGGGACGTGCGTCATTCGCGGCTGCGTGCCGAAGAAGCTCTATGTCTATGCATCGCAGTTCGCGGAACATTTCGAGGATGCGGCGGGATTCGGCTGGACCGCCGGCGAGAGCCGTTTCGACTGGTCCAAGCTCGTCGCTGCGAAGGAACGGGAGATCGCCCGGCTGGAGGGCCTTTACCGCAAAGGCCTTGCGAATGCCGGCGCCGAGATACTGGATACGCGGGCCGAGCTCGTCGGCCAACACACAGTAAAGCTGCTCGCAAGCGGCAAGACCGTCACGGCGGAGCGCATCGTTATCGCGGTCGGGGGGCATCCGAGCCCACACGACGCGCTGCCGGGCCATGAACTGTGCATCACGTCCAACGAAGCCTTCGATCTTCCGGCGCTGCCGGAATCGATCCTCATTGCCGGCGGCGGTTACATAGCGGTGGAATTCGCCAATATCTTCCACGGCCTGGGCGTGAAAACGACGCTGATCTATCGCGGAAAGGAAATTCTCTCCCGCTTCGATCAGGACATGCGGCGCGGCCTGCACGCAGCCATGGAGGAAAAGGGAATCCGCATCATCTGCGAGGACATCATCCAATCGGTGTCGCCGGATGCGGATGGGCGGCGCGTGGCGACGACGATGAAACATGGCGAGATCGTCATCGATCAGGTGATGCTGGCGCTCGGCCGCGTGCCGAACACGAAAGGTCTCGGGCTGGAGGCAGCGGGCGTCAGGACCACGGAACTCGGCGCGATCATCGTCGATGCCTTTTCGCGCACGAACGTGCCGGGAATCTACGCACTCGGCGATGTGACCGATCGCGTGCAACTGACCCCTGTCGCCATTCATGAAGCCATGTGTTTCATCGAAACGGAATACAAGAACAATCCCACCTCGCCGGATCACGACCTGATAGCGACTGCCGTGTTCTCACAGCCGGAGATCGGCACGGTCGGGATCACGGAAGAGGAAGCGGCGCGGAAATTCGAGGAGATCGAGGTCTATCGCGCCGAGTTCAGGCCGATGAAGGCGACGCTTTCCGGCCGCAAGGAAAAGACGATCATGAAGCTCCTCGTCAATGCCGCGGATCGCAAGGTCATCGGGGCGCATATTCTCGGCCATGATGCGGGCGAGATGGCACAGCTGTTGGGGATTTCGCTGAAGGCCGGCTGCACGAAGGACGATTTCGACCGGACAATGGCGGTGCATCCCACGGCGGCGGAGGAGCTCGTGACCATGTATCAGCCGAGCTATCGCGTCAGGAACGGAGAGAGGATCGGCTGA
- a CDS encoding L,D-transpeptidase family protein has product MRIIKSAAIVTLMSGCAAATMDVQPASAITFMDFIRGGKKRDVQEQVQPRQQPPGVDMFAPQRLNEKAAKPPRITGPRYYTYKADPLRRIATDRLLDPVVTGSVQNGGLPPILRTPLSDARQFLPEIDVRASGDVAKAVESFYGTRSDFLWIEGTGVNGRAKAALDILSDAAKVGLDPLDYAVAVPPDNFDRGDMIAREKDLVRFEIAVSAAVLTYVQDTVRGRIDPNRISGYHDFKRKNVDLLGFLEKVETSSDVAALVESQNPKSVQFTALKQELERLRTRVESTARVEIAPGTLLKPGESNPELANVIAGIKLKASEALKTEHAVVLAAYDGTPDYTPELVPVVEAFQKEHGLKADGIVGQASIRALTGGDTTEEKINKVEIAMEQARWLPDGLGDRYVFINQPAFTASYAEQGTEQFSMRVVVGSKANQTYFFQDEIQTVEVNPYWGVPQSIIVNEMLPKLRNDPGYLDRMGYQVEVGGRVVPSTAVNWYGSTASVAVRQPPSSDNALGELKILFPNAHAIYMHDTPSKSFFKRDQRALSHGCVRLADPRRMAAAVLGVSVDEVGKEIAGGRNKALPVSAKIPVYVSYFTAWPNKDGTVEYFNDVYERDTYMNRAFEATGKVRHSEI; this is encoded by the coding sequence ATGAGAATTATCAAGTCGGCAGCGATTGTCACACTCATGAGCGGCTGTGCGGCTGCAACCATGGATGTGCAGCCGGCGTCTGCGATCACCTTCATGGATTTCATCCGCGGGGGGAAGAAGCGGGACGTGCAGGAGCAGGTGCAGCCTCGCCAGCAGCCTCCGGGCGTGGATATGTTCGCGCCGCAGCGGCTCAATGAGAAGGCGGCGAAACCCCCGCGCATCACCGGCCCGCGCTATTATACCTATAAGGCGGATCCTTTGCGCCGGATCGCAACGGATCGGCTGCTCGATCCTGTCGTCACCGGTTCGGTGCAGAACGGAGGGCTGCCGCCTATCCTGCGCACGCCGCTTTCCGACGCGCGTCAATTTCTCCCGGAAATCGATGTACGCGCCTCCGGAGACGTCGCGAAAGCGGTCGAGAGCTTCTACGGCACGCGGTCGGATTTCCTGTGGATCGAGGGGACGGGCGTCAACGGCCGCGCCAAGGCAGCGCTCGACATATTGTCGGACGCTGCGAAGGTAGGGTTGGATCCGCTCGACTACGCCGTCGCTGTGCCGCCGGACAATTTCGATCGCGGCGACATGATTGCTCGTGAGAAGGATCTTGTGCGCTTCGAAATTGCGGTGTCGGCCGCCGTCCTGACCTATGTCCAGGACACCGTCCGTGGCCGTATCGATCCGAACAGAATATCCGGCTATCACGACTTCAAACGGAAGAATGTCGATCTCCTTGGCTTTCTGGAGAAGGTAGAAACGAGCAGCGACGTCGCCGCACTTGTCGAAAGCCAGAATCCGAAGAGCGTGCAGTTCACCGCATTGAAGCAGGAACTGGAGCGGCTCCGGACGCGGGTGGAATCGACGGCGCGGGTCGAAATCGCGCCAGGGACGCTGTTGAAGCCCGGCGAGAGCAATCCGGAGCTCGCGAATGTGATCGCCGGGATCAAGCTGAAAGCCTCGGAAGCGTTGAAGACGGAACATGCGGTCGTGCTCGCGGCCTATGACGGGACGCCGGACTACACGCCGGAACTCGTACCGGTCGTCGAGGCCTTCCAGAAGGAACATGGCCTGAAAGCCGACGGCATCGTCGGGCAGGCGTCGATCCGCGCCCTCACCGGCGGTGATACGACCGAGGAGAAGATCAACAAGGTTGAAATCGCGATGGAGCAGGCGCGCTGGCTGCCGGACGGGCTTGGCGACCGCTACGTCTTCATCAACCAGCCGGCCTTCACTGCGTCCTATGCGGAACAGGGCACCGAGCAGTTCTCCATGCGCGTGGTCGTCGGTTCCAAGGCCAACCAGACGTATTTCTTCCAGGACGAAATCCAGACGGTGGAAGTAAATCCCTATTGGGGCGTGCCGCAGTCGATCATCGTCAACGAAATGCTTCCGAAGCTCAGAAACGATCCCGGTTACCTGGACCGCATGGGGTATCAGGTGGAAGTCGGCGGCCGCGTCGTACCTTCCACCGCGGTGAACTGGTACGGATCGACAGCCTCGGTTGCCGTGCGGCAGCCGCCGAGTAGCGACAATGCGCTTGGCGAACTCAAGATACTCTTCCCCAATGCGCACGCGATCTACATGCACGATACGCCGTCGAAGAGCTTCTTCAAACGCGATCAGCGGGCGCTCAGCCATGGCTGCGTGCGTCTTGCCGATCCCCGCCGCATGGCGGCGGCCGTTCTGGGCGTGAGCGTCGACGAGGTCGGCAAGGAAATAGCGGGCGGCCGCAACAAGGCCCTGCCTGTGTCCGCGAAGATACCCGTCTATGTTTCCTATTTCACCGCCTGGCCGAACAAGGACGGAACCGTTGAGTATTTCAACGATGTCTATGAGCGCGACACGTACATGAATCGCGCTTTCGAGGCGACGGGCAAGGTGCGGCACTCGGAAATATGA
- a CDS encoding pilus assembly protein TadG-related protein, giving the protein MREAAPAFRRYLKSRAGNIGVSAALVMPLLVTSMGLGIDYGYLTLQRREMQSVADLASIAAAANVSSAEGAVLAHFKNNGLGFAVSTPSGLMTVDGKVLPNDVETAAKGVATVVRGRYVPDPSIDAGQRFVKDAVPADAVQVRLEKKGDIYLAALFSDPPDLSVIGTAASSKVAAFSVGSRLASLNGGLLNAILGQMLGTSVALKVMDYEALIDADIDIQPFLKIIATRLSLTAASYEDVLTAKLTMPQLLGSLRLVHGLSGTVTSAVKTLEFATAGNKRTFTLAQILNIDPKKSLRIDAGSDWAMRVSALQIVSAAAVIANGERQIALDAVAGLPGIAAVKVRLAIGEPPVEMPSHRLGTPGAAVRTAQTRLAVEVNVDGLAALAGTRIRLPIYVELAHAEAKLSDIRCYGGTPENAGVLIDAVPGVAEIALGDVDPTVLSSFSSEARVTRARLLDGLIKIDGIAHVESKNLQPSRLTFSPTEVASRTIKSVSTRDILSSTTRTLLGNLDAQISVGNLLSLGSPALLQQALAQTLGAVTAPVDQLLYNLLLLVGVRVGEADVRVTGVKCQQPVLVQ; this is encoded by the coding sequence ATGCGTGAAGCGGCACCCGCCTTCCGGCGATACCTGAAGTCCCGCGCCGGCAACATCGGCGTCTCGGCAGCCCTCGTCATGCCGTTGCTCGTCACGTCGATGGGGCTCGGCATCGACTACGGCTATCTCACCCTCCAACGGCGGGAGATGCAGTCTGTCGCAGACCTTGCCTCGATCGCCGCCGCCGCCAATGTGAGCTCCGCCGAAGGGGCCGTGCTCGCCCACTTCAAGAACAACGGCCTCGGCTTCGCCGTCTCGACACCCTCGGGGCTGATGACGGTCGACGGCAAGGTGCTCCCCAACGACGTCGAAACCGCAGCCAAGGGGGTGGCGACCGTCGTGCGCGGACGCTATGTCCCCGATCCGTCGATCGATGCCGGCCAGCGCTTCGTCAAGGACGCCGTGCCCGCCGATGCCGTCCAGGTCAGGCTCGAGAAGAAGGGCGACATCTATCTCGCGGCGCTGTTCAGCGATCCTCCGGATTTGAGTGTCATCGGCACCGCGGCGAGCTCGAAGGTGGCTGCCTTTTCCGTCGGCTCCCGCCTTGCCAGCCTCAATGGCGGTCTTTTGAACGCGATCCTCGGCCAGATGCTCGGCACCAGCGTCGCATTGAAGGTCATGGATTACGAGGCATTGATCGACGCCGACATCGACATCCAGCCCTTCCTCAAGATCATCGCCACTCGCCTCAGCCTTACGGCCGCTTCCTACGAAGACGTGCTGACGGCGAAGCTGACGATGCCGCAATTGCTCGGATCGCTTCGACTTGTGCATGGTCTGTCCGGAACGGTGACATCAGCGGTCAAGACCCTCGAATTCGCGACTGCCGGAAACAAGCGGACATTCACTCTGGCGCAGATTCTCAACATCGACCCGAAGAAGAGCCTTAGGATCGATGCCGGCTCGGATTGGGCGATGAGAGTGAGCGCATTGCAGATCGTCTCCGCGGCTGCGGTGATTGCCAACGGCGAACGTCAGATCGCGCTCGACGCCGTTGCGGGCTTGCCGGGCATCGCCGCGGTAAAAGTCAGGCTCGCGATCGGTGAGCCGCCGGTGGAAATGCCGAGCCATCGGCTGGGTACACCCGGTGCGGCAGTAAGAACCGCACAAACGCGCCTCGCAGTCGAAGTCAATGTCGACGGTCTCGCAGCTCTCGCCGGGACCCGCATTCGCCTGCCGATCTATGTCGAACTCGCCCATGCGGAAGCGAAACTCTCGGACATCCGCTGCTATGGCGGAACGCCGGAGAACGCCGGCGTCCTCATAGATGCGGTTCCCGGCGTGGCGGAGATCGCACTCGGCGACGTCGACCCGACCGTTCTGTCGAGCTTTTCGTCCGAGGCCCGGGTAACGCGGGCGCGGCTCCTCGACGGTCTCATCAAGATTGACGGCATCGCACATGTCGAATCCAAGAACCTTCAGCCCTCGCGTCTGACATTCAGCCCCACCGAGGTCGCCTCGCGGACGATCAAGAGCGTCTCCACCAGGGATATCCTCTCATCGACGACCAGGACGCTGCTCGGCAATCTCGACGCGCAGATCAGTGTCGGCAACCTCCTCTCGCTCGGAAGCCCGGCTTTGTTGCAGCAGGCTTTGGCGCAAACGCTCGGCGCCGTCACCGCACCGGTCGATCAATTGCTCTACAATCTGCTGCTTCTGGTGGGCGTGCGCGTCGGCGAGGCCGACGTGCGCGTCACCGGCGTCAAATGCCAGCAGCCCGTTCTCGTTCAATAG